A window of Chanodichthys erythropterus isolate Z2021 chromosome 16, ASM2448905v1, whole genome shotgun sequence genomic DNA:
caaaaaaaaaagactttttccATTATGTCGGACTTCTCAAAGtctagattttttatttattttattttattttattttttgggatgCTGAACAATTAAGAGACCGTTCAAATGGAATAACAACTAATTGAACAAACTActtgttaaatatttataacCTAGTGTTTTGTCATGACAGACTTTGTCTGAATGAGTATTTAGTTTTAAAAGGagaaaatatgtgtgtgtataatgtTTAAGTAATGAGATGTTTTACTTTTTGTGCAGGCAGCAGATCAAGCTAAAGCCAGTCCTGCATTGGTAGCTAAAGACCCTGCAACTTCAACAAACAAGAAGGAAGAAGAAGACCTTGCTAAAGGTAGGCACAAATCTGTAATGCTGACATCTGCGGTGAATTGCCTTGAAGAAAGGGAGGTAATatctctgtctgtgtgtctctgTCTCAGCGATTGAACTGTCTCTGAAGGACCAGCGACACCAGCAGCAGCCTCAGGTCTCTCTGTCTGGCCTCTACCCGAGCACCAGCAGCCTCATCACCTCTCACAAGACTGAGGGCAGAAAGGTCAGGGCCATCTATGACTTTGAGGCAGCCGAAGACAATGAGCTCACCTTTAAATCAGGCGAGATTATCACCATCCTGGATGATAGGTGAGTCTGGTTCTGTTCATTGATTGTAACGACAAAATGGTTCAGGCTTTATTTCTAATCATTCCCTTTAGCCCTATTTGGACGGGACTAGTTTTCATGGAGAATGTTAGAGAAGTTCACGTTTTACTGGCATACTTGTGATCTTAATCCTATCTGATTCTGCTGTGTCTGTATTTTTCTCACACAACGGTCCTCTGAGAAATCAAATCCAGTCCGCATTCGAATATCTGTGCCAATATTGTATTGTACTAATGCTTCTTCTCATGTGTTTTATGAGCTACCGTTTGCACACCAATCTTACGCGTGCTTTCATTTCAATATGGTATTTAACGAAAAATagaattataaaattaataaatggagCCTATGCatcagggacgtgcacaggggggttgctcaggttgcccgggcaactgcccatatgcccttctcgacttacgttgcccttccgaggtggaaaaaaataaaaaaaaatcgtacaatggatgcagaatttcacgtaggcctagataaaaaataaaaaatcgcaaagcctcattcacttccatattcgggcacccgtccgaaagtgaaagtcagtaggggaagggcaaactctgtttacttggctgcagcgctgcacgcgaccggcacctgagctgagcctgcatgagcggcactagaaggagattgtcgcggttgtcgggtgagacgacttaacattgtcggaaaggtgagtaaggttataatcgttaacgaaaacgaacgaaaactaggtgggaaaaaacatcgtcgttaactgaaataaaaataaaaacgaggcattacaaaaaaacgataactaaccaaaactgtaatgtgtgtttggcaaaactaactaaaataaaataaaattatagattaaatgtTCTTAGTTTTCATCTTTGTCAATGTCTTTCATAGAGCAAACGTTcagctgcatttcatttccctgcgtctctcactcacgcgtctctctcacatactcgcGCGCGCACAGCCCCACCCCTCCGTGCACACCGCGCCTCCATGTTGGAAGCAAGTTCGCGAAAGGTTGGTATCTCGTGAAAACCtttacacaatcacacattaaaaagtggtataaaaatatttttaattctgaatataattttgtcagtgTGTTAATGTCGACCCGAGAAGCGATTGCTAGTTAACTAGACGCAAGTTTGAGGTAAAATGCACTTGGGTTGGCGATGTcaaaacacaatttaagatgTGATTCAAGTAAGGGgccgttgaattattagaaaaataatgcacacctgagGTGCTGATTCGGTCACGACTCGAAGCGTAGTCAATTATTCCGCTTATACCATATagaccgtgttttttttttttttttttttttttttttggggggggggggggggggccttttttttaggtcagagcaactgcccctcaaaattcctgtgcacgtccctgctaTGCATCTCTACTCTCATAGATGTCTATACTCACTTATGTTGGTTTATTATAAACAGCCACTTAAATAAATTCATGTGAAGTTtatttaaataggtttttattaataaaaacaatttaagtTATATCAATAAGTAATTCATTAAAAGACATGTATGTCATACACAGGGCCTAAAATTAACACTCGCCAAAGTGCCAAATGCAAGTAAAAATCAGCGCTGGTGAGTATATGACACGATGTCAAACGGCAGTTGGCcggtaacatttttatgaattctaacaATGCAATGTTGTGAGAACATGAACTCTGTGGAAAGTTTAAGTGCGTGCAGCCGTGCAGAGAAAGACGTGTCTCAGACAAAACTAGATTAAGCTCTCCTTCATATCTTCCTGCATTTCAATAGACagattcacacaaaattatgtaaaaaaaataaaaaatatgccaGTCCCGACGAGTATCCTAGTAAACATAGTCGGTtgtgtcttaagtgaacgtaaacagtttagaaagaaaacacatgtcAGGATATTGGATCTGTACATtaagtcttaaagtgacagcagcctactaatcctgctgctgtctgtttttaatgttaatcaaacaacaaaggacagagaaaaaaaatcactcgCTGCTCCTgattgaataacttttgtaacttcaataaggattcatttgtttaatttatacagtgaagatttactgtatttgttattttacattttattacttaaatttaaatttctgttcctgaaaactactgttagtaaatgtttttttatgtcaCCGGCCATTGGCAGGTGTGGCAAAAAGTTAGTTCTAGGCCCTGGTCATACGTGATGCATACAAGCACAGCACATGACCTACTATAATACTCATGTCTATAAAACGCACACTCCAACCTCTGTAATTAACATGAAGATGTTAGTCTCGTCCAAACTGACACATCACATCACAAATGTTGAGTGATCAGAAAACTTGtcccgtccgaatagggcttctgttttaatttcttttggCAATTTGTTCATTCAGCTCTCTGTAGAGATGGAGTGAATGATTCTAAACACAGCCAaagagtttctttttttttttctttttctttttttaaatgaaacttgGAGGGAGGTGGCTTAAGCATCTTTTCTCTATCACAGTGACCCTAACTGGTGGAAGGGTGAGACGTATCAGGGTGTTGGGCTTTTTCCGTCAAACTTTGTGACAGCAGACCTTACAGCAGAGCCTGAGATGAGTGAGTAAAGCTGTCACATCTCCTCTTTTTCAGCCCTTCACTGCCTCTTCCTCTCTCACAGTTTTTTTCCAATAGTTTCTCTTTTTACACTCTCATTCAGAAtgttttcagcaaggatgcattaaatggaTCAAAATCAATCaagtctatttcaaataaatgcttttcttttgaactttctattcaccaaagaatcatgacaaaaaatgtatcaagttttccacaaaaatattaagcaacaaaaCTGTTTTAAGTATAGATAaaagtaagaaatgtttcttaaggaccaaatcagcatatcagaatgatttctgaaggatcatgtgacactgctgaaaattcagctttgcaatcactggaataaattacattttaaaatatgttaaaatatttcataatattactgttttactgtattttttaaataaatgcatccttggtgagcaGTCTTAtcaaatcttaccgaccccaaacttttgatagGTAGTGTATTATTAGTCATTCAGTATTCAATACAATGAAAAACAGTAAttacagtggggtccaaaaggTAGAGACCACTAgggaattttttaaaataagtttttccTGAATCTTCTCATAATTATCAATACTTTGTATGCCGCTCTTACTGTAATGGCAGCAGCATGAACTCCACAAGATTGTATAAAACCTGAGAGTGACCAAAAGAGCATCTTGAGCTCCCTTGGAAGAACATTTGACTGTCTGTACAAAGGGAGTTCACATGATCAATGTCACAAAATGCTTGTTTTGAGGACCTAGAAGTAGTGCAGaatctttttgtattttaaaatgtttatttccagatttaaattattattttattcccAGATTTTTAgtgtggtctcagacttttggatcCCAGTGTATATTGTCACAGTAATATCCTCTTGGATGTTGGTTCTCTGCTTATTACATTACATGATTTTATCTTTAATGTTTTTCTGTCTTTAGTGAAAACGGAGAAGAAGACTGTGCAGTTCAGTGAAGACGTCCAGGTAGAGACGATTGAACCAGAGCCAGAGCCTGTCTACATCGATGAGGTGAGGCTGCATATATCTCATAGTGTTTGGCAGTGTTGCTTTGGTTCATTTGTTTCAAACACCCCTTACAACTATAGACCAACAGTGAATCAAGAATGATCCATAATTCACTATTTCCATCTAAAGTTGTCGGATGCTCTCATTCGAGAACTGTGTTAAGGGTAGTAGCAGCTCTCCTAGAAGTGTCATGCAGTCTGGTTTAATGTCTTTGGAATGTTCTGCAGGAGAAAATGGACCAGCTGCTTCAGATGATCCAGAGTGCGGATCCAACAGATGACCAGTCAGACAGCTGTGAACTCCTGCAGTTGGAGGGTGAGTGTAAAACCATATCCGTATGCTCTGACAGAGTTCGTTGGTTCTGTGTTGTAGAGATTGGTCCACTGATTAATAGTTGTTCCCCCTCCCACAATCAGCTGCTTGCAACCAGATGGGTCCTCTCATTGATCAGAAGTTGGAGGAGATTGACAGGTATTCCCatctaaaaactaatttaaataataaaacatccATCCTTCCATATGTCTAGAAAAGCCTGTAAACAAATCTCCAATTATTTGTAGTGAATGTCCAGTGAATCAAATGCAAGTTTCATTCCCCCAGTGATCTCACATGTAATAAATCTGTCAtgcttgttttcagaaaacacTCAGAGCTGTCTGACCTGAACGTGAAGGTCATGGAAGCACTATCTCTCTATGCTAAGCTAATGAATGAAGACCCAGTATACACTATGTATGCTAAACTACAGAGCCAGCAATACTACATGCAGCAGACCCCAAACGCTTCCCAACAGGTGAGAATCTGTGATGAAAGTTTGTATATTATAAGTTTTCTAGATATGATTTAATGCTAAATATGGTTTTTATGATGGCTATTTGTTGTTGATTGTTTTGGCAGTGGTATATTAGAGAGAGTCTGTTTTATTTTCAGGTGTACCCTGGCCAGTCCACTGGAGGGCAGTATGCAATGGGTAGCACAGCAGTACCGGGATACAACGTTCCAATGGAGCAGCTCACTGCAATGAACCAAACAGGAACACCAATGGCTGGGCAGCCGGCTCCCAGGTAATCACACGTtattatatttcacaaataaaagaatctcaaaaatatttttaaattattattattaataaataaataaataaataaaatgttgtgtcAAAATAAAAGGCTGTATCTATGTATTAATgctgacttttttttatattgttgctttatattattacatttacaatAATAAAGTCTGTATCAATGCattgatatatttattattattattattattatttatattacattatttaacaataattaaataaaaagctGTATCAATGTATGGATATTATTCTTGTTGCTATTATTAACTTAAATATAAAAAGCTGTATCAAtgcatttataaaattattttatgttcttgttattaaacttaataaaaataaaaagctgtATCAAGGCAtttataaaatcattttatttaattatttatgtatttattattgttaaatttataataaaaaaataaaaacctatATCAATTCAGTTATGATTATAGTTATTaccttaataaa
This region includes:
- the stam gene encoding signal transducing adapter molecule 1, yielding MCTLQRHLYYPECTAARSADRETNKKRTELRFRCVYISAMPLFTSNPFDQDVEKATSEMNTAEDWGLILDICDKIGQSRTGPKECLRSIMRRVNHKDPHVAMQALTLLGACVSNCGKIFHLEVCSREFASEVSNVLNKGHPKVCEKLKALMVEWAEDFRNDPQLSLISAMIKNLREQGVIFPAVGSQAADQAKASPALVAKDPATSTNKKEEEDLAKAIELSLKDQRHQQQPQVSLSGLYPSTSSLITSHKTEGRKVRAIYDFEAAEDNELTFKSGEIITILDDSDPNWWKGETYQGVGLFPSNFVTADLTAEPEMMKTEKKTVQFSEDVQVETIEPEPEPVYIDEEKMDQLLQMIQSADPTDDQSDSCELLQLEAACNQMGPLIDQKLEEIDRKHSELSDLNVKVMEALSLYAKLMNEDPVYTMYAKLQSQQYYMQQTPNASQQVYPGQSTGGQYAMGSTAVPGYNVPMEQLTAMNQTGTPMAGQPAPSDVHMYMGQPPVYSPSPGSLAPADVQSYQTPGGAPAGMTQTHGYSVPSSQSHPATADNQQTPYPEKALL